The genomic stretch atttgttgttgttttcaacTGAAAAATGTACCCTGTGTTGCTGTGCGGGCAATTTTCCAAAGTAAATAAAAGTCGATGGAAGGTGGAGGGCGGGAGGGGCAAAAAATAATGACAGGTGGAACGACGCCCCATGCGGGAGATTAACTTGTTTAATGCGcggggaaatatatttataaagaaattaGGCAGATCTTAAAGGCGGAATGAATTTGTTGGCAATGAATATGTGCCGAAAAATATTCTTTCAAAAGGGAACCTATCAAAAGTGCGATCAAAACGAATCCTTGGCTCCTTGTTTATAATGTTTAAAAAGTCCCCCATCTTTGGGCAAAATTATAGCTATAAAATACCTATTTCTAGTCTGAAACCATTCGGATCATTAgatttacatatattattaATCGAAAATCTTTAAAGACCCATAAACTACACCTAAATGACCTTCAAATTGAAGACCAAAAATAAATGCCACCAAAAATGGTCAACGAAACATCAAAGACACCCACCCACACGCACAGACGCCCGAGCCACACGCCTTAGCAAAGACACCAACCATGAGCAGAGGAAAGAGATGGCGTGACAGAGATAGGGGTAGACAGTAGACAGAGATAGCACTGAAGAAATGCTTGTTGCTTCATTAGGAGACACACCAGCGAAGGCGGCGGCATCTCattttatcttttctttttggttttttctttgttttcgcGTGTTCATTGATGTTTTATTGACACTACAATGATTCAATATCTCAATATTGTCAATATAATCAACTTAATCAATTAGGCATtggagggagggagaaagGCGACGGACTGTTTCTGtctaattatttaatttgatttttgcatACAGTTTCAAACCATTTTCATCGTCCCTCTCTGTCTGGGAGATGAAACAGAATTTGTGTGCTGCTGGGCTGATTGTCGAGGGAAATCAATCGAGAATAATTACAGGTGATGAATGGGGGAAAGAGTGGTGATGGGGGGGAAtgagagatatgtatgtatgtctgcctcctgcctgcagGGTCGGATGTgagttttcttcttttgctgAGAATTTTGCAGCTCTTTGCACTTTGACAGTGATTGAAATCAATATTGATTTTCATCCGCATTCATGCTGGTTGGAGGTGGGAGGGCGACTAGAGGGGGCCCCAAAGGATGCCTGGGGAAATGCACTTTTTTGCACCTGTTTCCAGCATTAATGAGCAATATTAATTGGGTTGCACTGAAGGACCTTCGCTGGCTCGGCTGCCCTGCGAAGGCTGCCAAGTGTTTAATCATGTATAAAATGTGTACAGCACATAATTAAAAGATAATCAATGGGGAGAGCTGGGCCATAGCTACATGAAATGATTATTAATTATGAGGATaatcaatcaaaattaattaggAAGGAGCACATCCATAAAAGTCACATAAATCTACTCCTCTGATGATTGGGTTCGTCTGAAGCATTTGTCCAATAAAATACCCCTATCTGTACCTCTCATAACTCCTCCCCCCAGCATATACTTTCATAAAACACTACAAAATGTTTCTTTCCAATAATGCAATGTCAAAATCCAGTGCCCAACATTGAGTTGAGCTTTTGTGTTCGTTTTGACAGCTCATGCCATTAAATGTGTCAAAATACACAGGCCCAGGCAGCAACAATGGAATTTGTTCATAAAATCTCATAAATatcaataatttataataacaCAACAACGAAATAACAGATCAATGACGACCTTGAACGTTGGTGATTTGTTAACCGAAAGTAAAGCGGAAAATATTCAACCACCATCGATTGTGGGTATGGATTTGCGTGTGGAGAGTGAGGTCAGAGTTTTTGGGAAAGGGAAAACAAAGGTCAAGTGAGAGGGACTGGAGAAAGTGCAGGTTGAAAAGCGGTTGGAAAAGATTGTGAAAATCCTCTTAAACGTTGGAAATTCTTGCCCTGAAAGCCCCTTTATTTTCCCCAATTTTCAGTCTTTAATTTTCGTGTCTTCAAGTCTATTTTTATCGTTCTCTCCTCCCCATCGAAAGATGCTGTAATTTTTAGAATATCATAAATATTACAATTTGATGTATTTCTTGGCTGTCTTCGCCCACGCCAGATTTTTGGAATATTACTCCCCAACGGGAGCTCCCATTTCGGTGCCTTTTGATCGTGACATGAACAAATCCCACGAATCACTCGTAAGAGCAATCGTTTTGGCCCCAACTTGATGCCATATTCCATCATAAAAAGTGGCCAGACCCCCGACAGAACACCCCCCTTCTATAGTGCTTAAAGAACTTAATTATGCTGGCCATTAGAAGAGGAGAGAAAATgagaaagaagcaaagaaataCTGAAAGGAAGAAAAGAGAGGCCGCATAACTTGGCTAATTGCCACACGCTGCTGGTGCTTTTGCTGGGGCTGCCTCAGAtgctgcttctggtgctgctgacATATTTGCCTAATGGCCTCCGCATAGTTCTTGGCCATAATACTCGGTAGAACATCGAGAAGGGGAGAATCAGTGGCAAACTTAAAGTTTAACTcataaaaaacatacaaataaGTTCAATAAAAAGTTCTACATGTAAAAAAGTTGTTCCCAAAGGGAGAGGGACATAGACCCATGGAAGAGCACAGCAGGCCTCATGGCCTAATGACTTTTAACCGAGtttcaaaatgcaaaaaaaaaaaagaaaagagagcgaCACTTAATTGTTGCATTGTTGTTAGGGCATAAAGTTCTTGTTCCTACAAATAATTGAGCTGCAATTTATACTAGGGTTCTAAtatggatgtacatatatatagtggGGAAAATGGGAAAGTGTTTGGAGAGCGGAAAAGTTTTGTGGTAGAAAATACAGAAGTTTGCTTTGCTTCTCTAAAGAATGAACTTTTAAGCTGAATTCTGTAGATTCCATAAAGTTTTTACGGATTAAAATAGTCctactgctaagccacactggaagaggGGACTGGGAAGCTAGGAAACTATAGCTCTGAGTGAGAAAACCCATACATTCCAGTCTAACCCAAGATTGGTCGCCTTTTTTACTGTGTTGGACcaaaaatttcggttttttttctcgctcactctttatatacatatttgctTTGTGATTCTATTCTATAGTCAAAGTCTTTTTTCAACTCTTGGAAATATCAACATGTGTTCCTATCAGAAATCAGTTTTCATACTGAAAAAAAGAATTCTCGGGCGGTTCCTTTATCTGTTTTAAACCCCCAGAGACCCCATTCACACCCCTACGAGTAATTCCATTGAAAAATGCATTCTCCCAGACCCCCACTGAGGGGAGGGCAAGCCGAACATctcttttggtttttagttTTAACCTTTAACTTGTTTATCTAACGATTTCCATTGTTCTTCTGTGGCGTTTTTCCTCAGGTCAAGCTGGTGGATGTCGAGAAGGTGGAGTGGCTGAATCGGCGCTCGTATAGCGCCATTGGACTGTTGCTGGGACGCGAGGGTCGGGTGCTCTTGCGCTGCGACGATGGCCTCGAAGACTGGTTCGAGCTTTTGGAGGTATGTAGACCCtgaataaaatacaattcCGATTTAAACAACTAACCAAAACACATTATAGGAATGCACTATGACCTCCAAGGAGCGTCGACGAGCTTTGAAGATTGCCCAGGGACCGCGGTCGAGAGCCTCTCTGGCTGCCCCCGTGTCGCACGCCTCGCTGCAGTTCCAGCACTTCGGCCTGGGAGGCACCTACTCGAGTGCCCTGGACGACTGGCTGATGACGAACGGAACGGGCGGCGGCCTGGCACGCCACAAGATCGGAGCCGGCAGCCTGAACGGCTATGGCGGCGCCAATCCCTTCCTCTTCTCCGATTCGGTGCCGGATCTGAGCGCCTTGAACAACGAGAACCACAACCACCACTTGAGCGGCATTAGCACTAACCACTCGACGCCCCAGAAGATCCCCCATCACAGCAACGCGAATCTCAGCCGCTACTCCAACGGCTATGCCTCCGCCCAGAACAGCTTCACGCAGGGAGGAGCCCTGTACGGGTCGCCCAGGCGCATCTTCATCAACAGCAGCTTCGGCAGCAATCAGGTGGTCGACGAGGAGACCGAAGAGGCGGAGGTCCAACTCCGACGTCCCAGGCTCTTCCGCGGCGTGAGCGCCACTCCGGACAACGGCAACGAGCTGGACAGGGACTGGCTGTACCGCAAGCCCCGAGCGCCCACCGACATGCGGCACTCAGGTGAGTCTCTCGCATCATTTGAGGAAGCAACCAACTTATCCGTGGTCTGTTTTTAGTTCAACCCATGCTCCCCACGGGTGGAGGAGGCTGTGCCCCCAGCAAAATCGAACTGGACTGCTCGGCCCATGACAGCGGCTTGGATACGCCACCGTCCACGCATCGTCCGTCCAGCTATCGGGAGGCGTCTCGCGACAGCACCGAGACGAACGGCAGCTCCTCGCGCGGCACTCTGCTGAACAATGGCTCGCCCGCAGGCAGCTTTCGGGGCAAGAAGCTGAGCAGCCAGGTCAGCAATCTCAACCAGCTGAATGCCCTGAACGGATCGCGGTACTCCGTGCAGGACCAGCGCATCCTGAAGATGCGCAACAACGAGGAGGAGCGCTGCGCCTCCATCAAGATGGCCAATCGCTTGAACCAGAACCACGAACAGCAGCTTCAGCCccaacagcagctccagcagcaggccTCCTACGATCCCAACCAGAATCGTTACTACAAAAACGGCAATGCCACACCCCCCACATCACTAACGCCCCAGCATACGCCGCAGCATAAGCTTCTGATGatgcaacatcagcagcagcacctccacggcaatggcaatggaaatggtgCTGCGTTGAATGGAAACACCAATGGCTCGGCCATATTCCGGGAACGATACCAGCACCCGGCCTTGGCGGCCATCATCAACGAGGCGCAGGGCCTGAAGTTTCGAGGTAGGTGCATCGGTTTCCCCATCGCCACATGGCTCTGATTGCACTCCTCTCATAACTCCCCATCTCATCTGGCATGCTTTCCACTTTGGTTATGATTTGACATCTTAAGCATTACAAAACACGGAACACACATCATTCCATTAAGCATTTCGTTACGTTTCTGGGCATATTAGCTGGAATAGGAAGCATTTATTCTCTCCTCTCTGGTATACGTGTCGCGCATGTTATGTGGCAGTGCCCCTCGGCACTGATTTTTATTTCCttactataaaatataaaaaagaacgGCCAATCATCCGAAATTCCGTTTAGACCTCTCTAAACATTTCGGTTTCGTGTTACGCGTCATACGGCAGTGCACCTCGGCGCCAACTCGTTTTTACATTGCTTTACAAAATTTCGCTCAAGCCAACTAACATTCGACCTACAAAGGTTGACAATCTACGAGTCTTCAAGagaatttttataaaatttcgGTTAAAAGTGtcgcgcgtcatgcagcaATGCCCCACGGTCGCAGTATCAGAATCACAGCCGGGACTAAGTCGTGGGACAGACTAACAGCGAGTAAAACAAATCATCGAACATTTAATCATTTAACGCAGATAACCCCCAGCCCAGCACCATATTCAACTCCAGTCTTAtcgaatatatatttatattatttttttttgtaattttcctttttgcatGTTAACAATTTAAAGAAGAAACGGAAAATATGTGGTAAaccaagagaaaaaaaaaatgtaagaaaAAGTGCATGCtttacacacacagaaaacactCCTTAGTGCATGAGACAAGATCGGGAGATATAtcggtatatgtatatgtatatatacaaatatataattatagaGCGCGCCTACTCGGACAGTCAGCAGCGTCGCCTgctgaacaacaacaacggacCGTCGGCCGTCCAGCCAGCCTCGCCGCTCGCCCAGAGGCGGAATAATCCCGGTAGCGGACTCGGAGCTGGATCCATCTATGGGACACCGACGCGTGTATAGCGTTTGCAGGTCTAAGGGATGGATGATGACTGAGATGAAGACCATTCCGAATAGATGATAGATAAGCACTTGTGGAGTAGATGTAGACGAAACCAGTCATGAGTAAATGAAATTAGAAATTTGCATAGAGAATACGTCAACGAAGATAGTAGATATTAAATAAGTAGACTCTTAGTGTATGTGTGCTCCAATGTCCAGCTTTACGtaaatgtttaaataaaatatatattctaaAACAAATAAGAAACCATAATCGCTTGTTTTTCTTACGTCTCCGTTGAAAATGTGCCCCTGCTAATGGAGCAATCGGATGACAAaggaaatataataataaaaaaatagaatacAATTACTGTTGAACTTACTTGTGGAGTGTGATCCAGGTGGAtcataaaataataaacattttgtACTTTTCACGAGGCAAATATTACAATGCTGGCCTGGATGAATAGATCACTTCCTAATGCATACATACCTAAAATTTGCAATAATACCCCCAAAATcgttttaaaaatttaaaaaccgCTATTTGGTTACTTTTTTAACTTGTATCGGCCTCTATAGAGCAGATAACCACAAAAATTGAATGGATTTTAAAGAGAAATGTACGACCTTTCACAAGGTTTTGGTTTCGTGGATATACCTGAAGATATAGCGACCCAAAGTTGAAGTTTTGGCCATGTCTGGTGCCATGTTAAACGCTAGTTCTTTGGTGACATTAATTCTCAAAAAAATTAGCTACTaatcattaaatttgttcAAAGAAAGTCAAAAGGAACGAATTATTCAGTAAAATTCAACCCTGTGCCTCGCGAGATGCAACCCTGCGAACGCGGGAAAAGCATactgttagagagagagacagaaaacggATTGAGAATGCGAAAGCGCGAAATCAAAAGCACCCCCAAAGGATACACCAAGGAATCCAAGGAGAGAGCGACACGACTCCGTGTGGGAGAGAGCGCCCCCaatagatgtgtgtgtgtgtggaaattaGCTTTTCGGAGTCAACAATAAAATTTTCATTCAGCTTTGGGACGCATTCAGCAGCACAAGtggctgcaacagcagcagcagcagcagcaggagcgcaGGACCGCCTTAGGAGAGCTAAAAACCTCAAAACCTCGACCTCGGCaacaggagcaacagcaacagcatcagaaacagaatcagaatcagggGATAGAGAAAATCCGCAGTGGGCGCTAAAGAATGCGAAGTCGCACCGAGCTGGTGACCACCACATTTGTGGAGAGCGACGAAGAGGAGGACTACAGTCCAGACGACGATTCCGACTCGGAGGAGGACTGGCGACCCACCAAGAAGCGGCCACCAAAGCAGCCACGTATCGGCGTAGCCATTGCTGGAGGTTCGGGTGCAGGTGGAGCTGCAGGTGCAAGCGGGGGACCAGGCGGCGGTGAGGGCGGTCGCAAGAGAAAGGCTGCTGGAACGGCCGCCAAGGCCAAGCGTCGCCACTCGAAGGTGGACAGCGACGACGAatccgacgacgacgacgacgatgacctAGAAACGGATCCCAGCGACGAGGACTTTGAGTATCCACTGGCCAGCACCTCGAAGCGGCCGCAGAGTCTGCCCCCGAAGAAGCAGTTCGTGAAGCTCCACCAGGTGGATCTGCTGATGAAGAAGGCTGACCTCCTCGACAAGGATTGGATGAAGAACACTCGCCTCTGCCTGTGGCGCAAGGATGTGCAGGCGAGTCTCCTGCAGAAGTTTCTCAGAGTAAAGTCGGAGCCCGGCGAGGAGCAGCTGCTCTTCACTTCCAGCTCGGTGGTAAGTCTCTGCGGACTATCCATACGGATACGGTGTAATCTCTTGCATTTCTCATGCCTGTGCAGTATTCCAGCTGGGATGAGCAGCAAATTGGCGACTACTTGGAGGTGAAGGCCAACTGCTTGGACCCCAACAATCGACGGTTCAAGCTGCACGATCTGGAGGGCATTATGAAGGTATCCCAGGAGTTGCTCGAGGAGCAGGATAAGGAGGACCCGGATGAGGAGGCTGCTCCACCTGGTgctgatgacgacgacgaagaaGATGAAGGAAATCCCGAGGACCccgagctggagccagagtcagagccagtgccagatctggaggaggatgaggaggaagACGAAGCCctcgacgaggaggaggaagccGAGGACGAAGGCCAAGATCATACCGATGAAACAGAtccataaatcaaacaaataatcctactatacagtatatacagcGAGAGAACATTTGAGATTCTCAGCCGAGATTAATCGTAAAT from Drosophila pseudoobscura strain MV-25-SWS-2005 chromosome 4, UCI_Dpse_MV25, whole genome shotgun sequence encodes the following:
- the LOC4816150 gene encoding uncharacterized protein isoform X3, encoding MLMHHTTSTTSTATMTNSSSSATPTPGSTSSNNSATLETLHHQQQQQHQQLQHQLQQLHTNAANNSRPPSRAPSILDSPTLARVERARLRLEQQERERERERSSQRGGDINGGGIGGGGGGSSTGTGSTATTMNREDSLERSILDPKQSLLAGRIPVASMTGPIKRGLLWQQRDRLFSRWKERYFVLTRDYLHCFKRASGSANERASDMGQFIFKVKLVDVEKVEWLNRRSYSAIGLLLGREGRVLLRCDDGLEDWFELLEECTMTSKERRRALKIAQGPRSRASLAAPVSHASLQFQHFGLGGTYSSALDDWLMTNGTGGGLARHKIGAGSLNGYGGANPFLFSDSVPDLSALNNENHNHHLSGISTNHSTPQKIPHHSNANLSRYSNGYASAQNSFTQGGALYGSPRRIFINSSFGSNQVVDEETEEAEVQLRRPRLFRGVSATPDNGNELDRDWLYRKPRAPTDMRHSVQPMLPTGGGGCAPSKIELDCSAHDSGLDTPPSTHRPSSYREASRDSTETNGSSSRGTLLNNGSPAGSFRGKKLSSQVSNLNQLNALNGSRYSVQDQRILKMRNNEEERCASIKMANRLNQNHEQQLQPQQQLQQQASYDPNQNRYYKNGNATPPTSLTPQHTPQHKLLMMQHQQQHLHGNGNGNGAALNGNTNGSAIFRERYQHPALAAIINEAQGLKFRERAYSDSQQRRLLNNNNGPSAVQPASPLAQRRNNPGSGLGAGSIYGTPTRV
- the LOC4816150 gene encoding uncharacterized protein isoform X1 gives rise to the protein MLMHHTTSTTSTATMTNSSSSATPTPGSTSSNNSATLETLHHQQQQQHQQLQHQLQQLHTNAANNSRPPSRAPSILDSPTLARVERARLRLEQQERERERERSSQRGGDINGGGIGGGGGGSSTGTGSTATTMNREDSLERSILDPKKETAPWHQMWTHMKRLSHASKVNSTSSLTAQKTDVGGSPHPRPHLHPHPHPNMTPTGGGTTTTAGQGMPGKCILFPDRTSSLKSSMYTQQVYFRPDMQSLLAGRIPVASMTGPIKRGLLWQQRDRLFSRWKERYFVLTRDYLHCFKRASGSANERASDMGQFIFKVKLVDVEKVEWLNRRSYSAIGLLLGREGRVLLRCDDGLEDWFELLEECTMTSKERRRALKIAQGPRSRASLAAPVSHASLQFQHFGLGGTYSSALDDWLMTNGTGGGLARHKIGAGSLNGYGGANPFLFSDSVPDLSALNNENHNHHLSGISTNHSTPQKIPHHSNANLSRYSNGYASAQNSFTQGGALYGSPRRIFINSSFGSNQVVDEETEEAEVQLRRPRLFRGVSATPDNGNELDRDWLYRKPRAPTDMRHSVQPMLPTGGGGCAPSKIELDCSAHDSGLDTPPSTHRPSSYREASRDSTETNGSSSRGTLLNNGSPAGSFRGKKLSSQVSNLNQLNALNGSRYSVQDQRILKMRNNEEERCASIKMANRLNQNHEQQLQPQQQLQQQASYDPNQNRYYKNGNATPPTSLTPQHTPQHKLLMMQHQQQHLHGNGNGNGAALNGNTNGSAIFRERYQHPALAAIINEAQGLKFRERAYSDSQQRRLLNNNNGPSAVQPASPLAQRRNNPGSGLGAGSIYGTPTRV
- the LOC4816150 gene encoding uncharacterized protein isoform X4; translated protein: MIFSTDWHWQSLLAGRIPVASMTGPIKRGLLWQQRDRLFSRWKERYFVLTRDYLHCFKRASGSANERASDMGQFIFKVKLVDVEKVEWLNRRSYSAIGLLLGREGRVLLRCDDGLEDWFELLEECTMTSKERRRALKIAQGPRSRASLAAPVSHASLQFQHFGLGGTYSSALDDWLMTNGTGGGLARHKIGAGSLNGYGGANPFLFSDSVPDLSALNNENHNHHLSGISTNHSTPQKIPHHSNANLSRYSNGYASAQNSFTQGGALYGSPRRIFINSSFGSNQVVDEETEEAEVQLRRPRLFRGVSATPDNGNELDRDWLYRKPRAPTDMRHSVQPMLPTGGGGCAPSKIELDCSAHDSGLDTPPSTHRPSSYREASRDSTETNGSSSRGTLLNNGSPAGSFRGKKLSSQVSNLNQLNALNGSRYSVQDQRILKMRNNEEERCASIKMANRLNQNHEQQLQPQQQLQQQASYDPNQNRYYKNGNATPPTSLTPQHTPQHKLLMMQHQQQHLHGNGNGNGAALNGNTNGSAIFRERYQHPALAAIINEAQGLKFRERAYSDSQQRRLLNNNNGPSAVQPASPLAQRRNNPGSGLGAGSIYGTPTRV
- the LOC4816215 gene encoding glutamic acid-rich protein, which produces MRSRTELVTTTFVESDEEEDYSPDDDSDSEEDWRPTKKRPPKQPRIGVAIAGGSGAGGAAGASGGPGGGEGGRKRKAAGTAAKAKRRHSKVDSDDESDDDDDDDLETDPSDEDFEYPLASTSKRPQSLPPKKQFVKLHQVDLLMKKADLLDKDWMKNTRLCLWRKDVQASLLQKFLRVKSEPGEEQLLFTSSSVYSSWDEQQIGDYLEVKANCLDPNNRRFKLHDLEGIMKVSQELLEEQDKEDPDEEAAPPGADDDDEEDEGNPEDPELEPESEPVPDLEEDEEEDEALDEEEEAEDEGQDHTDETDP
- the LOC4816150 gene encoding uncharacterized protein isoform X5; the encoded protein is MIFSTDWHWQSLLAGRIPVASMTGPIKRGLLWQQRDRLFSRWKERYFVLTRDYLHCFKRASGSANERASDMGQFIFKVKLVDVEKVEWLNRRSYSAIGLLLGREGRVLLRCDDGLEDWFELLEECTMTSKERRRALKIAQGPRSRASLAAPVSHASLQFQHFGLGGTYSSALDDWLMTNGTGGGLARHKIGAGSLNGYGGANPFLFSDSVPDLSALNNENHNHHLSGISTNHSTPQKIPHHSNANLSRYSNGYASAQNSFTQGGALYGSPRRIFINSSFGSNQVVDEETEEAEVQLRRPRLFRGVSATPDNGNELDRDWLYRKPRAPTDMRHSVQPMLPTGGGGCAPSKIELDCSAHDSGLDTPPSTHRPSSYREASRDSTETNGSSSRGTLLNNGSPAGSFRGKKLSSQVSNLNQLNALNGSRYSVQDQRILKMRNNEEERCASIKMANRLNQNHEQQLQPQQQLQQQASYDPNQNRYYKNGNATPPTSLTPQHTPQHKLLMMQHQQQHLHGNGNGNGAALNGNTNGSAIFRERYQHPALAAIINEAQGLKFREETENMW
- the LOC4816150 gene encoding uncharacterized protein isoform X2, with the translated sequence MLMHHTTSTTSTATMTNSSSSATPTPGSTSSNNSATLETLHHQQQQQHQQLQHQLQQLHTNAANNSRPPSRAPSILDSPTLARVERARLRLEQQERERERERSSQRGGDINGGGIGGGGGGSSTGTGSTATTMNREDSLERSILDPKKETAPWHQMWTHMKRLSHASKVNSTSSLTAQKTDVGGSPHPRPHLHPHPHPNMTPTGGGTTTTAGQGMPGKCILFPDRTSSLKSSMYTQQVYFRPDMQSLLAGRIPVASMTGPIKRGLLWQQRDRLFSRWKERYFVLTRDYLHCFKRASGSANERASDMGQFIFKVKLVDVEKVEWLNRRSYSAIGLLLGREGRVLLRCDDGLEDWFELLEECTMTSKERRRALKIAQGPRSRASLAAPVSHASLQFQHFGLGGTYSSALDDWLMTNGTGGGLARHKIGAGSLNGYGGANPFLFSDSVPDLSALNNENHNHHLSGISTNHSTPQKIPHHSNANLSRYSNGYASAQNSFTQGGALYGSPRRIFINSSFGSNQVVDEETEEAEVQLRRPRLFRGVSATPDNGNELDRDWLYRKPRAPTDMRHSVQPMLPTGGGGCAPSKIELDCSAHDSGLDTPPSTHRPSSYREASRDSTETNGSSSRGTLLNNGSPAGSFRGKKLSSQVSNLNQLNALNGSRYSVQDQRILKMRNNEEERCASIKMANRLNQNHEQQLQPQQQLQQQASYDPNQNRYYKNGNATPPTSLTPQHTPQHKLLMMQHQQQHLHGNGNGNGAALNGNTNGSAIFRERYQHPALAAIINEAQGLKFREETENMW